The Nocardioides marmorisolisilvae genomic interval CCGCTTCTCGATTCCTGACCGGTCTGGTCACCTGCTTGACGACACAGCTGGGCAGCCCTGCGGCACCGCTGGCCGCCAGGTCCCGGTAGGCGCTCGGCGACATCCCGACCAGTTCGGAGAAGCGGGTGCTGAAGGTGCCGAGCGAGCCGTAGCCGACCGCGAAGCAGACCTCCGTCACGGATCGGTCGCCGCGCCGGAGCAGGGCCATCGCACGCTCGACCCGTCGCGTCATCAGGTAGGAGTACGGCGCCTCGCCGTACGCGATTCGGAACTGGCGACTGAGGTGGCCCGCGGACATGTGCACGTGACGTGCCAGCGCCTCCACGTCGAGTGGCTGCGCGTACTCGCGGTCTATCCGGTCGCGCACCCGACGCAGTCGGGCAAGGTCCGCGAGGCGCTGCGGATCGGCCGACCCGCTGCGCACCGCGTTGCTCCCCGCACTCCTCTCGGCACTGCCCACGGGGGCATCGTGCCACGGGGCACCACGCCCCCGGGAGCAGTGCCGGACGTTAGCGGGCACACATGGTCGGGCACGGGCAGGTGTGATCGCGCCGTGGCAGACCGTACGCACCCGGCTCACGGAGACCGTGGGTGGGCGGGCCCGGTTGCGCGTGATCGCCCTGCTGGCCGCGGTGCTCGCCCTGGACAGCGCCGACAAGGCGACCGTCGGCGCGGTCGCCGGGGAGCTAGAGGCCAGCCTGCACATCGGTAACACCGAGATCGGCCTGCTCGCCTCGGTCTCCACGGCGATCGCGATGATCTGCACCCTGCCCCTCGGCATCGTCGCGGACCGGGGCAACCGGTCCCGGCTGCTCGCCGTTGCGGTCCTGGTCTGGTCCGCGGCGATGGCGGTCGCCGGCGTCTCGACGTCCTACCTGATGCTGCTGCTGTGCCAGGTGGCGATGGGCGGCATCGCGGCAGCGGCCGGGCCCACGATCGCGTCCTTGACCGGTGACCTCTTCCCGGCGGGCGAACGGGGTCGGATCTACGGCTTCGTGCTCTCGGGCGAGCTGATCGGGGCGGGGGTCGGCTTCCTCGTTTCGGGCGACGTCGCGGCGGTGCTGTCGTGGCGATGGTCGTTCTGGGTGCTGGCCGTGCCGGGGATGGCCCTCGCTGCGGCGGTGTGGCGTGGCCTGCCGGAGCCGGCACGCGGCGGCCAGGAGCCGCTGCCGATCGAGGCGCCCGACGGTGCCGATGCCGAGCCCGAGCCGACCGAGGACCGGATCCGGGAGGCCGTCGACGAGAGCGACGTCGAGCCGCGGGGCACCGACGTACTGACCCGGGACCCGACCGGCCGTTCGCTGTGGTGGGCCGTGCGGTACGTGCTGTCCATCCGGACCAACCGGGTGCTGATCTTGTCCTCGGCGCTCGGCTACTTCTTCTTCTCCGGCGTGCGAACCTTCGCCGTGGTCTTCATGCGAGGCAAGTTCGGGCTCGACCAGGGCGTCGCGAGCAGCCTGCTCGTGCTGATCGGCTGCGGGGCGATCGTCGGGGTCCTGCTCACCGGACGGCTGGCCGACCGGCTGGTGGCACGGCACCACCTGACCGCTCGGCCGGTGCTCGCCGGCGCGGCCTACCTGCTCGCCGTGGTGATGTTCGTCCCGGGCCTGCTCGCCGGCAGCCTGCTGCTCACCGGTGCCCTCTTCTTCTTCGCCGCCGCGGGGGTCGGCGGTTCGAACCCGCCGCTCGACGCCGCTCGGCTGGACGTCGTCCACTTCGCGCTCTGGGGGCGGGCCGAGGCGGTCCGGAGTGTGTTCCGCTCGTTGCTCGAAGCAGTCGCGCCGCTGCTGTTCGGCTACGTGTCCACGCTCTTCGGCAGCAGTACGGCGAGCCTTGGCAGTTCCGGCGGCGTGACCTCCAGCAACGGCGTCGGCCTCCAGCAGACCTTCCTGGTGATGCTGGTCCCGCTGCTCGCCTCCGGGCTGCTGCTGTGCCTGCGCGCCCGTCGCAGCTACCCCGCGGATGTCGCAGCCGCGGTCGCCTCGGAGCGGTCGACGCCCGCGAGGTGAGCTCGAAGCGTCACGGCGAGGCGCGGAACCGGCGTACCGGTCGGTCGGGACGACGTCGCCGGGTCCGCCGGGACCGCCGCGCGGCGGAGCGAGCCATGTCGGCAGCACCGATGAAGCCCGCGTCCGGTCCGAGCCGGGCCAACAGCACCGGAGGCTCGGGACGGTGACCTCGGCCGGTCAAGGTGCGCGCGAAGGCCCTCCGCGTCGGCTCGAGCAGCAGGTCCCCTGCGGCGGAGACCCCACCGCCCACGATGACGCAGCTCGGGTCGAAGGCGGCGGCCATGCCGGCGAGGCCCACCCCGAGCCACTCCCCCACGTCGCCGATCAGCTCGATCGACAGCGGGTCGCCGTCACGCGCCGCCTGGGTGATCTGCGGACCGGTCAGCAGGCCGGGGTCCCCGCCGACGAGGTCACGCAGGTGGTGGGCGACCGGTGAGTTGGCACGGACGAGCTCGCGGGCCTCGCGAACCAGCGCGTTGCCCGAGGCGTACTGCTCCCAGCAGCCACGGTTTCCACACTCGCAGCGGTGCCCATCACGGACCACCTGGATATGGCCGAACTCGCCGGCCATCCCGTTGGCCCCGCGATAGACGCGGTTGTCGATGACCAGCGCTCCCCCAATGCCGGTCCCCAGCGTGGCGCAGAGCACGAAGCGCTGCCCGACCCCGGCGCCGAACCGGCACTCGGCCAGCGCCGCTGTGTTGGCGTCGTTGTCGACGACCACCGGGATCCGGACCCGGTCCGCGACCCGCGCCCGAAGCGGCTCGCGCCGCCAGTCCAGGTGCGGGGAGAACATCACCACTGAGCGGGACGAGTCCACGAAGCCGGCGGCGCCGATCCCCACGGCCGCGATGTCGTGTCGCCGCGCGAGGTCGTTGACGAGCTCGACAATGGTGTCCTCGACGAGGCGTACGTCGTGACCGATGGTCGGTCGGCGCTCGACATGGAGCACCTGACCGGTCGAGTCGACCACCCCGGCGAGCACTTTGGTGCCACCGATGTCGATGCCCACGGTCAGCGGATCCCACCGCATCATCCGCGTTCGACGCGGGGCGATCTCCGGCATGCTCCGAGACTAATGCCCGGCGTCTGCCCGACGGCGCAGGCAGACGAGATGCAAGGTCAGGACTCCTCGTCGATCACATGCACCGCGGCCTCCTCGGCGCTGGCCCCCGCGCCGTCGA includes:
- a CDS encoding helix-turn-helix transcriptional regulator is translated as MRSGSADPQRLADLARLRRVRDRIDREYAQPLDVEALARHVHMSAGHLSRQFRIAYGEAPYSYLMTRRVERAMALLRRGDRSVTEVCFAVGYGSLGTFSTRFSELVGMSPSAYRDLAASGAAGLPSCVVKQVTRPVRNREAAVPVGQLA
- a CDS encoding MFS transporter, with protein sequence MIAPWQTVRTRLTETVGGRARLRVIALLAAVLALDSADKATVGAVAGELEASLHIGNTEIGLLASVSTAIAMICTLPLGIVADRGNRSRLLAVAVLVWSAAMAVAGVSTSYLMLLLCQVAMGGIAAAAGPTIASLTGDLFPAGERGRIYGFVLSGELIGAGVGFLVSGDVAAVLSWRWSFWVLAVPGMALAAAVWRGLPEPARGGQEPLPIEAPDGADAEPEPTEDRIREAVDESDVEPRGTDVLTRDPTGRSLWWAVRYVLSIRTNRVLILSSALGYFFFSGVRTFAVVFMRGKFGLDQGVASSLLVLIGCGAIVGVLLTGRLADRLVARHHLTARPVLAGAAYLLAVVMFVPGLLAGSLLLTGALFFFAAAGVGGSNPPLDAARLDVVHFALWGRAEAVRSVFRSLLEAVAPLLFGYVSTLFGSSTASLGSSGGVTSSNGVGLQQTFLVMLVPLLASGLLLCLRARRSYPADVAAAVASERSTPAR
- a CDS encoding ROK family glucokinase: MPEIAPRRTRMMRWDPLTVGIDIGGTKVLAGVVDSTGQVLHVERRPTIGHDVRLVEDTIVELVNDLARRHDIAAVGIGAAGFVDSSRSVVMFSPHLDWRREPLRARVADRVRIPVVVDNDANTAALAECRFGAGVGQRFVLCATLGTGIGGALVIDNRVYRGANGMAGEFGHIQVVRDGHRCECGNRGCWEQYASGNALVREARELVRANSPVAHHLRDLVGGDPGLLTGPQITQAARDGDPLSIELIGDVGEWLGVGLAGMAAAFDPSCVIVGGGVSAAGDLLLEPTRRAFARTLTGRGHRPEPPVLLARLGPDAGFIGAADMARSAARRSRRTRRRRPDRPVRRFRASP